The Virgibacillus sp. MSP4-1 genome has a segment encoding these proteins:
- a CDS encoding M23 family metallopeptidase: MSRKSIREVRQNIAKRKNLKKRNGTSTHWGASMVQEEEKHGYFPSIHSNRNPNQRNGKQQTEKNWIPSFVFKALLAAIIFFSTAIILRVDSEAFQRPKAFLVNALTEEFPFARVQGWYRENLGTPFAFMENKKNVEQAAGENGLILPVNGVISQSFQQNGEGVLIEAGDTDNMEVTSMKAGSVVFAGNKRDTGKTIVIQHADGTNSIYGHLNEMDVFQYQFVSRNEVIGSLDSQSSEGQPTLYFAIQEDQRFIDPVKVMQVDDQA; this comes from the coding sequence TTGAGCCGTAAAAGTATTCGTGAAGTTCGTCAGAATATTGCTAAACGGAAAAACTTGAAAAAGAGAAATGGGACAAGCACCCATTGGGGGGCTTCCATGGTTCAGGAAGAAGAGAAGCACGGTTATTTTCCTTCTATTCATTCAAATAGAAATCCTAATCAAAGAAATGGAAAACAGCAGACAGAAAAAAACTGGATTCCATCATTTGTTTTTAAGGCACTTCTGGCAGCGATCATCTTTTTTTCTACTGCCATTATTTTAAGAGTGGATTCAGAGGCGTTCCAAAGACCAAAAGCCTTTCTTGTAAATGCTTTGACAGAGGAATTCCCATTTGCAAGGGTTCAAGGCTGGTATCGGGAGAATTTAGGTACTCCCTTTGCGTTTATGGAAAATAAAAAAAATGTTGAGCAGGCTGCAGGTGAAAATGGTCTGATTTTGCCCGTGAATGGTGTTATTAGTCAGTCCTTTCAGCAAAATGGAGAGGGGGTACTTATTGAAGCGGGAGATACAGATAACATGGAAGTTACCTCCATGAAGGCAGGATCGGTGGTATTTGCGGGCAATAAACGGGATACAGGAAAAACGATTGTTATCCAGCATGCAGATGGAACGAACTCCATTTACGGACACTTGAATGAAATGGACGTTTTTCAGTATCAGTTTGTTTCCAGGAATGAGGTAATCGGCAGTCTGGATTCACAATCAAGTGAGGGACAGCCGACATTATATTTCGCAATTCAGGAGGATCAGCGTTTTATAGATCCTGTGAAGGTGATGCAAGTTGATGACCAGGCCTAA
- a CDS encoding P-II family nitrogen regulator, translating into MKKIECIIRPEKFSELRQKLGDFGVYGLTVTEAAGCGLQEGKTGVYRGNEYEIHLFPKIKLEMVLTEDMTDEVITLIKEICGEGNVGDGKIFVIPVEDVIRIRTGENGIGAISS; encoded by the coding sequence ATGAAGAAGATTGAATGCATTATTCGACCTGAAAAATTCTCTGAGTTACGTCAGAAATTAGGTGATTTTGGGGTTTATGGTCTTACAGTAACAGAAGCAGCAGGGTGTGGATTGCAGGAAGGAAAAACAGGCGTGTACAGGGGAAATGAATACGAGATCCATCTGTTTCCGAAGATCAAACTGGAAATGGTCCTTACAGAAGACATGACAGATGAAGTTATTACATTAATAAAAGAAATCTGTGGGGAGGGAAATGTAGGAGACGGAAAGATTTTTGTCATACCCGTAGAAGATGTAATCCGTATTCGAACAGGTGAAAATGGTATTGGAGCCATAAGCTCTTAA
- a CDS encoding ammonium transporter has product MESVNMSWVMLGTILVFFMHAGFSMVETGFTRSKNSLNILMKNFLTISIGAVLYFIVGYGFMFGTDAFGFIGTDGFVLNGVEDTGFFIFQAMFAATCATIISGAVAERIKLNSYILLTVVMTAFIYPVVGHWVWGGGWLSELGFVDFAGSTVVHFTGAAGAIAAVMLLGARIGKYSKDGKSRVIPASNVPLGALGVFLLWFGWFGFNGGSALAADVTVVPHVISTTMLSASAAVIASAYYSSLRYKKIDASLTLNGALGGLVGITAGTAAVSLTGSIIIGLVSGIVLVEGVAFVDRSLKLDDPVGAIAVHGACGIWGTIAVGFFATDGGLFYGGSATLLGVQALGVVAAFAWTFVMTFIVFGILKAVAGIRVSEEEEISGLDFAEHGSQAYELKDIMVTTPARKTNAVSSGSTLVERLDQLHGKSVKMD; this is encoded by the coding sequence ATGGAATCTGTTAATATGTCATGGGTTATGCTCGGAACCATTTTAGTCTTTTTCATGCATGCTGGTTTCTCTATGGTAGAGACGGGATTTACCCGCTCTAAAAACTCTTTAAATATCCTGATGAAAAACTTTTTGACGATATCCATTGGAGCTGTATTATACTTTATTGTCGGGTATGGCTTCATGTTTGGTACCGATGCATTTGGATTTATTGGTACGGATGGATTCGTATTAAACGGCGTGGAAGATACCGGGTTTTTTATCTTCCAGGCAATGTTTGCAGCTACATGTGCGACGATTATCTCTGGTGCAGTAGCAGAACGTATCAAATTAAATAGTTATATTTTACTAACTGTCGTAATGACTGCTTTTATTTATCCAGTTGTGGGTCACTGGGTATGGGGAGGAGGCTGGCTATCTGAATTAGGTTTTGTTGATTTTGCCGGTTCTACTGTTGTTCACTTTACTGGTGCTGCTGGTGCCATCGCTGCAGTCATGTTGTTGGGCGCCCGTATAGGTAAATATTCCAAAGATGGTAAGAGCCGTGTTATACCAGCCAGTAATGTTCCATTAGGGGCATTGGGGGTCTTCTTACTTTGGTTTGGCTGGTTCGGATTTAATGGGGGCAGTGCTTTAGCAGCTGACGTAACGGTCGTACCTCATGTCATTTCCACAACCATGCTATCCGCATCAGCGGCTGTTATAGCTTCTGCCTACTACTCATCATTAAGATATAAGAAGATTGATGCATCATTAACCCTTAATGGTGCCCTCGGCGGTCTAGTGGGCATAACTGCAGGTACCGCTGCTGTATCGTTGACTGGTTCAATCATCATTGGGCTTGTATCAGGTATCGTTTTAGTTGAAGGAGTTGCTTTTGTTGACAGAAGCCTGAAGCTTGATGATCCTGTTGGGGCAATCGCTGTTCATGGTGCATGCGGAATTTGGGGAACCATCGCCGTTGGTTTCTTCGCTACTGATGGCGGACTATTCTATGGTGGGAGTGCCACTCTATTAGGAGTTCAAGCCCTGGGAGTTGTTGCTGCTTTTGCATGGACGTTTGTCATGACTTTTATCGTATTTGGAATCCTGAAAGCGGTAGCCGGAATAAGAGTATCCGAAGAAGAGGAAATATCCGGGCTTGATTTTGCCGAGCACGGATCGCAGGCGTATGAACTAAAGGATATCATGGTTACAACTCCAGCCAGAAAAACTAACGCAGTTTCTTCCGGATCTACCTTAGTTGAAAGGCTGGATCAATTGCATGGAAAATCAGTAAAAATGGATTAA
- the asnB gene encoding asparagine synthase (glutamine-hydrolyzing): MCGITGIIDWKKDLESERFWLRKMTDTLSLRGPDDSNMWIDQHVAFGHKRLAVVDLEGGKQPMTKQCQDNHYTLVYNGELYNTEDLRRILAKKGYSFRTTSDTEVLLTAYIEWKEDCVEHLNGIYAFGIWDEEKEQLFLARDRLGVKPLFFLNEHSKLLFGSELKALLAHPNAKTEVDRDGLSEIFGLGPSRTPGHGIFKNIQELRPGHALIFTKDGVKTTRYWNVKSYEHHDSVEETAQRVRELFIDAVTRQLIADVPVSTFLSGGVDSSAITAIASQYFERKGNGPLRTFSVDYEGNDQHFQSSRFQPSTDGPWIKKMVSYFSTDHHNEVISGYELAGLLKQAVNLRDQPGMADIDSSLLWFCKQIKKHTTVSLSGECADEIFGGYPWFHHPETNKNTGFPWMTSLDSRISLLHPEWQRKLDLKTYVNDRYQETIEETPYLEGEKLKDTKRRELFYLNMQWFMQQLLDRKDRMSMGAGLEVRVPFADHKLVEYVWNIPWDLKMYGNREKGILRKALEGLLPNEILYRKKSPYPKTFQPEYTRAVTEWMKEILEDTDAPLFEFIQKSKIEDIVRSEGAEFKDPWFGQLMKGPQLIAHLCQINYWLRAYDVKVT, translated from the coding sequence ATGTGTGGAATTACAGGAATAATTGATTGGAAAAAAGATTTAGAATCAGAGCGGTTCTGGTTGAGAAAAATGACAGATACGCTAAGCTTACGAGGACCAGATGACTCAAATATGTGGATTGATCAACATGTTGCATTTGGTCATAAAAGACTGGCAGTTGTAGACCTTGAAGGTGGAAAGCAGCCAATGACAAAGCAATGCCAAGACAATCATTACACGCTAGTTTATAATGGGGAACTTTATAATACCGAAGACTTAAGGAGGATATTAGCAAAAAAGGGCTACTCATTTCGAACAACTTCTGATACAGAAGTACTGCTAACAGCCTATATAGAATGGAAAGAAGATTGTGTGGAGCACCTTAATGGCATTTATGCATTTGGAATTTGGGATGAAGAAAAAGAACAACTTTTTCTGGCAAGAGATCGTCTGGGGGTAAAGCCCTTATTTTTCCTAAATGAACATAGTAAGTTGCTGTTTGGTTCTGAATTAAAGGCACTATTGGCGCATCCAAATGCAAAAACTGAAGTTGATCGAGATGGGTTGAGTGAAATTTTTGGATTAGGCCCATCGAGAACACCAGGTCATGGAATCTTTAAAAATATACAGGAATTACGTCCTGGCCATGCACTGATATTTACGAAAGATGGTGTGAAGACTACACGCTATTGGAATGTCAAAAGCTACGAACATCATGATTCCGTTGAAGAAACGGCTCAAAGGGTAAGAGAGCTATTTATCGATGCTGTAACAAGACAATTAATTGCTGATGTCCCTGTATCTACATTTCTTTCTGGCGGAGTGGATTCCAGTGCAATTACTGCCATTGCGTCACAATATTTTGAACGTAAAGGCAATGGACCTTTAAGAACTTTTTCTGTCGATTATGAAGGGAATGATCAACATTTCCAATCTAGTCGTTTTCAGCCTTCCACTGACGGACCGTGGATTAAAAAGATGGTCAGTTATTTCTCTACCGACCATCATAATGAGGTCATAAGCGGTTATGAACTGGCCGGTCTGCTGAAGCAGGCCGTAAATTTAAGAGATCAGCCAGGCATGGCAGATATTGATTCATCTTTATTATGGTTTTGTAAACAAATAAAAAAACATACGACGGTAAGTTTATCAGGAGAGTGTGCGGATGAAATTTTTGGAGGATATCCATGGTTCCACCATCCGGAAACAAATAAGAATACAGGATTTCCCTGGATGACTTCACTGGATTCAAGGATCTCCTTGTTACACCCTGAATGGCAAAGAAAGTTAGACCTCAAGACCTACGTTAACGATCGATATCAGGAAACGATAGAAGAAACACCTTATTTAGAAGGGGAAAAACTAAAAGATACGAAACGCAGAGAATTGTTTTATTTAAATATGCAATGGTTCATGCAGCAACTGCTCGACCGAAAAGATCGAATGAGTATGGGAGCTGGTTTGGAAGTACGGGTTCCATTCGCTGACCATAAATTGGTGGAGTATGTGTGGAATATCCCGTGGGATTTAAAAATGTATGGAAATCGTGAAAAAGGGATATTACGTAAAGCTTTAGAAGGGCTGTTGCCAAATGAGATCCTTTATCGAAAAAAAAGCCCATACCCTAAAACGTTTCAGCCGGAATATACCAGAGCAGTTACAGAGTGGATGAAGGAGATTTTAGAGGATACAGATGCCCCGTTATTTGAGTTTATACAAAAAAGTAAAATAGAAGACATTGTAAGAAGTGAAGGGGCTGAATTTAAAGATCCCTGGTTTGGTCAGTTAATGAAGGGACCACAATTAATTGCCCATCTATGTCAGATTAATTATTGGTTACGGGCATATGATGTCAAAGTGACTTGA
- the minD gene encoding septum site-determining protein MinD yields the protein MGEAIVITSGKGGVGKTTTTANVGTSLALLGKKVCLLDTDIGLRNLDVVMGLENRIVYDVVDVVQERCRVKQALVRDKRFDCLHLLPASQTSDKSAVTPEGIQRIVAELKQDYDYILIDCPAGIEQGYKNAIAGADKAVVVTTPEKSSVRDADRIIGLLEKEEGIGSPHLIINRIRTHMVKSGDMLDISDIVEILAIELLGIVADDDEVIKSSHHGEPVAFQPDTKASISYRNIARRILGESVPLMSLEDDKGIMAKVKKFFGVKS from the coding sequence ATGGGTGAGGCCATTGTAATAACGTCTGGTAAAGGCGGTGTAGGAAAAACGACAACAACGGCAAATGTTGGTACAAGTCTTGCCTTATTAGGAAAAAAAGTATGTCTGCTTGATACCGATATTGGTCTGCGAAATCTTGATGTAGTCATGGGCTTGGAAAATAGAATTGTTTATGATGTGGTGGACGTTGTACAAGAGCGCTGTCGTGTAAAACAGGCACTAGTCAGAGATAAAAGGTTTGATTGCCTGCATCTTCTGCCGGCATCTCAAACGAGTGACAAATCAGCAGTAACACCTGAGGGAATTCAGAGAATCGTAGCTGAGCTTAAGCAGGATTACGATTATATACTTATTGACTGTCCAGCCGGTATCGAACAGGGATATAAAAATGCAATTGCCGGGGCTGACAAAGCTGTTGTCGTAACCACTCCGGAAAAATCCAGTGTGCGCGATGCGGATCGTATCATCGGATTATTGGAAAAAGAAGAGGGAATCGGATCCCCTCATCTTATTATTAATCGTATACGTACCCATATGGTCAAATCAGGTGATATGCTGGATATAAGCGATATAGTGGAGATACTGGCCATAGAATTGCTCGGTATTGTGGCTGATGATGATGAGGTGATCAAATCGTCTCATCACGGAGAGCCGGTAGCATTTCAGCCAGATACAAAAGCGTCTATTTCCTATCGTAATATAGCACGAAGAATTCTGGGTGAATCAGTACCCTTGATGTCCTTGGAGGATGATAAAGGCATCATGGCAAAAGTGAAGAAGTTTTTCGGTGTAAAATCGTAA
- the minC gene encoding septum site-determining protein MinC — protein sequence MKNKKQAVTIKGTKDGLTFTIDETSSMEHILQELKSKLSSKVIDQDQPVIKVNIDTGNRYLTSEMKEQMQEIVRSKPNLVINEIHSNVITKEEAKDWYKDLEISAITKIVRAGQQLHVHGDLLLIGDVNPGGTVSATGNVYILGKLNGIAHAGIEGDPEAIIAAAYMNPTQLRISGFLSRSPDFETEGLYMECAYVNQDTDKILIDRLQSLSTIRPDLGSIERRMING from the coding sequence GTGAAAAACAAAAAACAAGCAGTTACAATAAAGGGAACAAAGGATGGACTAACGTTTACCATTGACGAGACAAGTTCAATGGAGCACATTCTTCAGGAATTAAAATCTAAGCTATCCTCAAAGGTAATCGATCAGGATCAGCCAGTGATTAAAGTTAATATAGATACAGGAAACCGGTATTTAACAAGTGAAATGAAGGAACAGATGCAGGAAATTGTCAGGAGTAAGCCCAATCTTGTCATTAATGAAATCCATTCCAATGTGATAACCAAAGAGGAAGCAAAGGACTGGTATAAAGATTTAGAAATCTCTGCGATTACGAAAATTGTACGAGCAGGCCAGCAGTTACATGTACATGGAGATTTGTTACTGATTGGTGATGTGAATCCCGGGGGCACGGTGTCAGCCACAGGAAACGTCTACATACTTGGAAAGTTGAACGGGATTGCCCATGCAGGTATTGAAGGTGATCCTGAAGCTATTATTGCGGCTGCATATATGAATCCTACCCAGTTGAGAATATCCGGTTTTTTAAGTCGATCACCCGACTTTGAAACGGAAGGTCTTTATATGGAATGTGCTTATGTTAATCAGGATACAGATAAAATTTTAATTGATAGATTGCAGTCATTATCTACCATTCGACCTGATTTAGGTTCAATAGAGAGGAGAATGATCAATGGGTGA
- the mreD gene encoding rod shape-determining protein MreD yields the protein MKHLFLPLIFLILLVLESTATSLIPVQWLLADIQPIPHWILIFSIIITIFFDQDHTIYGLIYAVIFGFLIDFTYTDILGVYMFTYGLTLFIILGLKKLLHPNFIVTLLLTVVGVCFADHLIYVMYFMIGYADITWVSYLNNRLIPTLLTNMLFLLIIYPIFRQRLEKWADEQFST from the coding sequence ATGAAGCATTTATTTCTTCCTCTTATATTTTTAATATTGTTGGTGCTGGAAAGTACGGCAACCAGCCTGATTCCAGTACAATGGTTATTAGCTGATATTCAGCCGATTCCCCACTGGATCTTGATTTTCAGTATCATAATCACCATCTTTTTTGATCAGGATCATACCATTTATGGTTTAATATATGCTGTTATTTTCGGGTTTCTAATTGATTTCACATATACCGACATTCTCGGTGTGTATATGTTCACTTATGGTTTGACGCTGTTTATTATTCTGGGACTGAAGAAGCTCCTGCACCCAAACTTTATTGTCACGCTTCTGTTAACGGTTGTGGGGGTTTGCTTTGCTGACCATCTCATTTACGTCATGTATTTTATGATTGGTTATGCAGATATTACATGGGTGTCTTACCTGAATAATCGATTGATCCCAACACTCCTGACCAATATGTTATTTTTATTAATTATTTATCCAATATTTCGCCAGAGATTGGAAAAATGGGCTGATGAACAATTTTCAACATAA
- the mreC gene encoding rod shape-determining protein MreC has protein sequence MWSFLRKRALIIILISIILLVSLIGFSIRDRDDVSLPEELLKDTIGAIQSIFQVPIDFVGGIFEDVSELTNTFEENQVLKSRLSEYKDLLYDVKALEKENTELRALLEKKDSDILESYNLIDATVNARSPEPMWMQQLSINKGKQHGVRANMAVITANGMIGKVKTAYQFTSDVQLLSGFDRNNRISALVQSNGEKEKQQDVFGLIEGYDEEKEALILTIQSTDKKISKGQLVVSSGMGGVFPRGLIIGEIESVEMDSYGLTKVAYVKSAADLYDINHVMVVDRNMNSPESDQSEEEES, from the coding sequence ATGTGGTCCTTTTTAAGGAAAAGAGCCTTAATTATTATACTTATCAGCATTATTCTTTTAGTTTCACTAATTGGGTTCTCAATCAGAGACAGAGACGATGTCAGTTTACCTGAGGAGCTGTTAAAGGATACAATTGGAGCGATACAATCCATTTTTCAGGTTCCCATCGACTTTGTTGGCGGAATCTTTGAAGATGTGAGTGAGTTAACCAATACTTTCGAGGAAAACCAGGTCCTGAAGTCACGTTTATCCGAGTATAAGGATTTGCTTTATGATGTTAAGGCTTTGGAAAAGGAAAATACAGAATTACGCGCTTTACTGGAGAAAAAAGATTCAGATATACTTGAAAGTTACAATTTAATCGATGCAACAGTGAATGCAAGAAGTCCTGAGCCCATGTGGATGCAGCAGTTGTCTATTAATAAAGGGAAACAGCACGGGGTTCGTGCGAATATGGCTGTTATAACAGCAAATGGAATGATTGGTAAGGTAAAAACCGCCTATCAATTTACTTCTGATGTTCAACTGCTTAGTGGATTTGATCGGAATAATCGAATTTCTGCACTCGTCCAGAGTAATGGCGAAAAGGAGAAACAGCAGGATGTATTCGGCCTAATTGAGGGTTATGATGAGGAAAAGGAAGCTCTTATTTTGACCATTCAATCTACCGATAAGAAAATTAGTAAAGGGCAATTAGTGGTAAGCTCTGGTATGGGCGGAGTGTTTCCCAGAGGATTAATTATTGGTGAAATTGAATCGGTTGAAATGGATTCCTATGGCCTCACGAAGGTTGCCTATGTCAAGTCCGCAGCGGATTTGTATGATATCAATCATGTAATGGTTGTGGACAGGAATATGAATTCACCCGAATCGGATCAATCTGAGGAGGAGGAATCATGA
- a CDS encoding rod shape-determining protein produces the protein MARFGFSQDLGIDLGTANTLVFVKGKGIVLREPSVVAKNVTTGETEAVGNSAKTMIGRTPGNISVIRPMKDGVIADYETTAMMMKYYMGKTLRRRSPFARKPNVMVCVPSGITMVEERAVIDATRQAGAKEAYPIAEPFAAAIGAGLPVWEPTGSMIVDIGGGTTEVAIISLGGIVTSESIRIAGDEMDDAIIQYIKKKYKLLIGEHSAEVIKMELGTAMRVDEAVEMEIRGRDLVTGLPQTIKISNTEIEEALRDTVDSIVEVVKSTLEKTPPELSADIMEKGVVLAGGGALLSNLDKRISEETEMPVFVAEDPLDCVAIGTGKSLDFLHHFRKISNRKR, from the coding sequence GTGGCACGATTTGGGTTTTCACAGGACCTTGGAATCGATTTGGGTACAGCAAATACATTAGTGTTCGTTAAGGGTAAGGGAATTGTATTACGTGAACCTTCCGTAGTGGCTAAAAATGTAACAACCGGGGAGACCGAGGCAGTAGGAAACAGTGCCAAGACGATGATTGGAAGGACGCCGGGGAATATCTCCGTCATAAGACCTATGAAAGATGGTGTCATAGCTGATTACGAAACAACAGCCATGATGATGAAATATTATATGGGAAAAACCCTTCGCAGGCGCTCCCCTTTTGCAAGAAAGCCAAATGTGATGGTATGTGTGCCATCCGGTATAACGATGGTTGAAGAAAGGGCCGTTATTGATGCGACAAGACAGGCGGGAGCAAAGGAAGCCTATCCAATAGCAGAACCTTTTGCTGCTGCTATAGGTGCGGGTTTACCTGTATGGGAACCTACTGGTAGTATGATAGTAGATATTGGTGGAGGTACGACGGAAGTAGCCATTATTTCCTTAGGCGGCATTGTCACAAGTGAGTCTATTCGTATTGCCGGGGATGAAATGGATGATGCCATTATTCAATACATTAAAAAGAAGTATAAGTTATTAATTGGTGAGCATTCAGCAGAAGTTATAAAAATGGAACTGGGAACAGCTATGCGAGTGGATGAGGCTGTTGAAATGGAAATACGAGGACGTGATTTGGTTACCGGCCTGCCACAGACCATAAAAATCTCAAATACTGAAATTGAAGAAGCTTTAAGGGATACGGTAGATTCCATTGTTGAGGTCGTAAAAAGTACATTGGAAAAGACACCACCCGAATTATCAGCTGATATTATGGAGAAAGGTGTTGTTCTGGCTGGTGGTGGTGCATTGTTATCAAATCTGGATAAAAGAATTAGTGAGGAAACAGAAATGCCTGTTTTTGTGGCAGAAGATCCCCTTGATTGTGTAGCCATTGGAACAGGTAAATCATTGGATTTTCTTCATCACTTTCGTAAAATTTCAAACAGGAAACGTTAA
- the radC gene encoding DNA repair protein RadC — MVFVKDVPKNDRPRERLMQLGSDHLSNQDLLAIILGTGTKNESVMSLSHRLLIHFEGLPLLKDATVEELTAIKGIGKAKAVVLMAALEIGKRVYSYKPTERYAIRSPEDGADFVMEELRHLNQEHFLVLFLNTKNQVVHQQTVFIGSLNASIVHPREIYREAVKRSAASIICAHNHPSGDPSPSQEDIHVTKRLSECGKMIGIELLDHLVIGDRKYVSMKEKGYL; from the coding sequence ATGGTTTTCGTCAAGGATGTCCCTAAAAATGACCGGCCAAGAGAACGGCTCATGCAATTAGGGTCTGATCATTTATCCAATCAGGACTTGCTGGCTATTATATTGGGTACAGGTACAAAAAATGAATCTGTGATGTCTCTATCACACCGGTTGCTTATACACTTTGAGGGCCTCCCGTTACTCAAAGACGCAACTGTGGAAGAATTGACAGCTATCAAAGGGATTGGAAAAGCAAAGGCCGTTGTGCTAATGGCCGCTCTTGAAATCGGTAAAAGAGTATATTCCTATAAGCCCACTGAACGATATGCCATCAGAAGTCCGGAAGATGGAGCAGACTTTGTTATGGAGGAACTGCGCCATTTGAATCAGGAGCATTTCCTTGTTTTGTTTTTAAATACAAAAAATCAGGTTGTTCATCAGCAAACCGTTTTTATTGGGAGTTTAAATGCCTCCATAGTTCACCCCCGGGAAATCTATCGGGAAGCAGTTAAACGCTCCGCTGCATCTATTATCTGTGCCCACAATCACCCCTCGGGAGACCCCAGCCCTTCACAGGAAGATATTCATGTGACAAAAAGACTTTCAGAGTGTGGAAAAATGATCGGAATTGAGCTGTTGGATCATTTAGTTATAGGTGATAGAAAATATGTTTCTATGAAGGAAAAAGGCTACTTATAA
- a CDS encoding nucleoside triphosphate pyrophosphatase — protein MSSHLVLASSSPRRQELLKQVKIPYITRKPQADESSIHTGFPEEKVKQLARLKGRKAVLNDEKEVILSADTVVSCNKQIFEKPNDSDEARHMLSLLSGKRHEVWTGFMIRTAKHEEIFTQKTEVEFWPLSNEEIETYLSTGEPFDKAGAYGIQGAGSMLVKGIIGDYYNVVGLPISLVVKELRKYDILPVF, from the coding sequence ATGTCATCTCACCTTGTCTTAGCGTCATCTTCACCACGACGGCAGGAATTGCTTAAACAAGTGAAAATTCCTTATATAACCCGAAAGCCGCAAGCGGATGAGTCTTCCATTCATACCGGTTTTCCAGAGGAAAAAGTAAAGCAGCTCGCTCGTCTAAAAGGAAGGAAAGCTGTATTAAATGATGAGAAGGAAGTGATTTTATCAGCAGATACAGTTGTATCTTGTAATAAGCAAATTTTTGAAAAACCAAACGATTCAGATGAAGCACGCCATATGCTGTCCTTATTAAGCGGGAAACGTCATGAGGTGTGGACAGGATTTATGATTCGGACGGCTAAGCACGAAGAGATTTTCACCCAAAAAACAGAGGTCGAGTTCTGGCCGCTGTCAAATGAAGAGATTGAGACCTATTTATCTACAGGGGAACCCTTTGATAAGGCGGGTGCCTATGGAATTCAGGGAGCCGGATCGATGCTTGTAAAAGGAATTATCGGTGATTATTACAATGTCGTTGGCCTTCCCATTTCGCTTGTTGTTAAAGAACTTAGAAAATACGATATTCTCCCTGTATTTTAA